The window TTAATTTTATTCTAACATTGCTTATTATTTATTCCAAGATTATACacaaatttttgagaaaaataGTAACTATTTATAGAAAGTTTTAAAACTTTTTATCCTCCATTGAGGCTCCCTTGAAAACCTCCGGTAAATCACTAAACCTCacctaatttaaaattaaatcctcTGGCATCCTTATAATACCTCTGGTAAATCACCCCTTTACGTCTTCAAACACCCTTATCCTCAAAATTTTACCTTTCTATATAAATCAAGAATATGAATACACGTTGAGCTGAGGAGATACAGATACGATTATGAAGAAGCCATTGAGTCCAAACTTTAGTTTTATACTTGGTCTTTGTTTGATATCTTGGTCATGCAATTATTCATGTGCAGATGCATTTATTGGCATAAACTGGGGAAGATTGAGCTCTCAAAGATTGATCCCTTCAATGGTTGTTGATCTGCTGTTACAGAATGAAATCAACAATGTCAGGATTTTTCAGCAAGTAGATAATGTTTTGGAGGCTTTCTATAATAGTGGAATTAATGTTACCCTTGGTCTCTCCAATAACGCATTGGTCAATTATTTAAACGAAACAGAAGCAAAAGGGTGGGTAGAGGATAAGATCATTCGTTACAAAAATGTACTGCATTTCaggtatgatatatatatacatacatatatatatatagatatatgcTTGTTAAATGTTGTGTAAAAAGGATGGATTTTGAATGTGTTTTCAGGTATGTGACCATTGGAAATAATCCCTTTTCCCGAACATTCTTCAACAAAACCTACGATCACGCGGTAGATGTCTTGGCGATCATGCAAACACAGCTGAACAAACATGATATGTCATCTGTCAAAGCAACAATCCCACATTACACTGATGTCTTTAATCTGACGAATACTTCGAGGCCATCAGAAACCGATTTCCGAGAAGATATCAAAGAGAGCATGGTGAAATACGTGACATTCCTCAGAAAAAACGATGCTCCTTTCTTCTTGAGCGTGTTCCCGATTCACTTCGTGAACAACAATAGCTTGGATTTTGATTTTGCATTTATGGACAACAGATCGAGTCACAAGGTAAACGACGGAAACGCGACGTACACAAATGCATTCGAATTATTATACGATTCATGTCATTGGGCTTTGGCTAAAGCCAACGCGTCAAGCGTGAAAATCGTAATCGGAGCCGTCGGTTGGCCTACGGATAGTTACCCGGGAGCCAACGTTACGAATGCCGAACGTTTTTACAAAAGCTTTCTCCCTTTTATCGCCAGTGGAAAAGGGACCCCCATGAGACCCAACCAGACGATCAACGTGTTCTTAAATAACCTGTCCGATGAAAACCGTTTGTTTCTCGAATTGGGTTCGTTCCAGCGTCATTGGGGGATCTATAAATTCAACGGGGAGCCCAAATACAGGATCGATTTCTCTGGAAAGGGAAGGGATTTGTATCCCAGCACGGCTAAAGGAGTGATCTTCATGCCGAATAGATGGTGTGTGTTTAATGGGAACTTGGACGACCCCGGGAAAGTGGAGTACATGAAGATCCTGGCGTGCAACGAATCGGATTGCTCAAGTTTGGACCTGGGGGGATCGTGCGAGAAGTTAACTTATGTGGAGAAGGTTTCTTATGCATTCAACAGGTACTTCCAGACCAAGGGGCAGGCCGCTCAGACGTCGGATGATAAATGCCACATGGGTGGATTGGGAAAGTTGGTGCCGAATGATCCCTCCAACGGGATATGCGAGTTTCCGGTGGAGATTTTGTCCGCTGAACATGTCATTGAAGGAGCCACGTTTGGCGCCTCGGGCAGCAGCAGGGACAGAGTACATGGGCGGATGTCTGCATCAGCTGGGCTTTTAGCGTTGACGGTGCTTTGGATGATCTTATAGTGTCTCCGAGGAATTGAGAAGAAATTAGAAGTGTAGATCAATGATGAAAGAGTTGTACACTAATGAATCCGactgaatttaattttttttcagttTGGGTGGCTCGTGTTAGATTATCTCATGAAATCACAAGCTTAAATATATAGTCAATAATAATTCAAGAATTTCTCTCAAGTCCAAGAATAAACACATTAAATGAGTaggtttaaaaattaaatatgtcaTCAATCGCGGCAAAAATAGTCTGCAGACTGCATTTGGTCACTCGAAACTCTTTTTACGATTCTCCCGagcaaatataaaaataaataattaattaattaaatattaaattataccACCAGTTTCAATATCAAatgcacacacatatatatatagacacacacacacataagtTAGGTTAAATTTTCGAGTGTTTTCTGACTATGTTAACTTAAAAATCTCGTCAGTTCCCAACAAAATAATTCATTTCTGTAATTAACTTCTGtttttttaagttttatatTATTGtggtaaaaaaaaacatattattatACATTTATGAATTTTCATCTACTTCAGAGAAATTTCGAGGAGCTCTGTCTTTCTCTCACCTCATTCTTATACTTGGAAGCACCAAAAATGTCAAACTCCAGCTAGCACCACGCCAGAACCATATTCAGAAAAATGATAGCAATATTATACCGAAATTCT is drawn from Primulina eburnea isolate SZY01 chromosome 10, ASM2296580v1, whole genome shotgun sequence and contains these coding sequences:
- the LOC140803716 gene encoding glucan endo-1,3-beta-glucosidase 8-like, encoding MKKPLSPNFSFILGLCLISWSCNYSCADAFIGINWGRLSSQRLIPSMVVDLLLQNEINNVRIFQQVDNVLEAFYNSGINVTLGLSNNALVNYLNETEAKGWVEDKIIRYKNVLHFRYVTIGNNPFSRTFFNKTYDHAVDVLAIMQTQLNKHDMSSVKATIPHYTDVFNLTNTSRPSETDFREDIKESMVKYVTFLRKNDAPFFLSVFPIHFVNNNSLDFDFAFMDNRSSHKVNDGNATYTNAFELLYDSCHWALAKANASSVKIVIGAVGWPTDSYPGANVTNAERFYKSFLPFIASGKGTPMRPNQTINVFLNNLSDENRLFLELGSFQRHWGIYKFNGEPKYRIDFSGKGRDLYPSTAKGVIFMPNRWCVFNGNLDDPGKVEYMKILACNESDCSSLDLGGSCEKLTYVEKVSYAFNRYFQTKGQAAQTSDDKCHMGGLGKLVPNDPSNGICEFPVEILSAEHVIEGATFGASGSSRDRVHGRMSASAGLLALTVLWMIL